A single window of Sphingobacteriales bacterium DNA harbors:
- a CDS encoding iron-sulfur cluster assembly accessory protein: protein MQTITETQIPVNITAAAMQEIHQLYLKENNKENIGLRIGVEGGGCAGFSYVLKFDTKTEHDQVYFLDDIEIFINKTEQIYLFGTTIDFKTGLENRGFVYENPNAKSTCGCGTSFSA from the coding sequence ATGCAAACAATAACAGAAACACAAATTCCTGTAAATATTACAGCAGCAGCAATGCAAGAAATACATCAATTATATTTAAAAGAAAATAATAAAGAGAATATAGGATTGAGAATTGGTGTAGAAGGTGGTGGCTGTGCTGGTTTTTCTTATGTATTAAAGTTTGATACAAAGACAGAACATGACCAAGTTTATTTTCTAGATGATATAGAAATATTCATTAACAAAACAGAGCAAATATATCTATTTGGTACTACAATAGACTTTAAAACTGGTTTAGAAAACAGAGGATTTGTATATGAGAATCCAAACGCAAAGAGTACATGTGGTTGTGGAACGTCTTTTTCTGCGTAA